A DNA window from Hordeum vulgare subsp. vulgare chromosome 1H, MorexV3_pseudomolecules_assembly, whole genome shotgun sequence contains the following coding sequences:
- the LOC123408252 gene encoding PRA1 family protein F3-like, which produces MSKYGTIPISSSSDAPPPGSSPLDFISRAKARGASALATRQPWRELADPKAIALPRGLGDAYLRARANLAHFSMNYAIVVLGVVFLSLLWHPFSLIVFLACMVAWVFLYFLRDVPLALFGHTIGDGVVLAVLSAVTLILLLLTGATGNILTSLLVGLVLVLLHALLHRPADSIDEEAGRWYTPVTPPPPY; this is translated from the coding sequence ATGTCGAAGTACGGAACcatccccatctcctcctcctccgatgcCCCGCCTCCCGGCTCGTCTCCGCTGGACTTCATCTCCCGGGCCAAGGCCCGCGGCGCGTCGGCACTAGCGACGCGGCAACCCTGGCGTGAGCTCGCCGACCCAAAGGCCATCGCCTTGCCCCGGGGGCTAGGGGACGCCTACCTCCGCGCCCGCGCCAACCTCgcgcatttctccatgaactacgCCATCGTGGTCCTCGGCGTCGTCTTCCTCTCCCTGCTCTGGCACCCCTTCTCGCTCATCGTCTTCCTCGCCTGCATGGTCGCCTGggtcttcctctacttcctccgCGACGTCCCGCTCGCTCTCTTCGGCCACACCATCGGTGACGGCGTCGTGCTCGCCGTCCTCTCGGCCGTCACGCTCATCCTGCTCCTGCTCACCGGAGCCACCGGCAACATCCTCACCTCGCTGCTCGTCGGCCTGGTGCTCGTCCTGCTGCACGCCTTGCTGCATCGCCCCGCGGACAGCATCGACGAGGAGGCCGGACGGTGGTACACACCCGTCACACCGCCGCCGCCTTACTAG